From the genome of Carassius auratus strain Wakin unplaced genomic scaffold, ASM336829v1 scaf_tig00215750, whole genome shotgun sequence, one region includes:
- the LOC113095505 gene encoding uncharacterized protein LOC113095505 has translation MATRAAYFSPSEAQILMEAYEEVKDIIKKKGNTTTVIKQREKAWQSIADRLNALNMNGPKRTWQQVKIKYKNILQNAVKKNTHRQGTGGGSPKADLTPAEDMALELNKGRPVLEGIPGGKETSIGSSQDATRFIQVSGSTVFLSEPPAQAPDDADPGESPSAAATAHDGDDDEEETISLDSRRHEDPDAIQWENQPGNIVRINKRTPHPAKFQLR, from the exons ATGGCAACTAGAGCCGCGTACTTTTCCCCGTCGGAAGCACAAATCCTCATGGAGGCATACGAGGAGGTAAAAGATATAATTAAGAAGAAAGGCAACACCACCACAGTGATAAAGCAAAGAGAAAAAGCGTGGCAAAGTATTGCAGACCGCCTGAATGC ATTAAACATGAACGGGCCAAAACGGACATGGCAGCAGGTCAAAATCAAATACAAGAACATTCTGCAGAATG CAGTGAAAAAGAATACCCACAGACAAGGCACGGGTGGTGGGTCACCAAAGGCTGACCTTACCCCAGCAGAGGACATGGCCTTGGAGCTAAATAAAGGCAGGCCCGTCTTAGAGGGGATCCCTGGGGGGAAAGAGACGAGCATAGGTTCCTCCCAAGATGCCACCCGCTTCATTCAAG TGTCTGGCAGCACTGTGTTCCTGTCAGAGCCACCAGCACAAGCACCAGACGATGCTGATCCA GGTGAAAGCCCCAGTGCAGCAGCAACAGCACATGATGGAGACGATGATGAGGAGGAGACCATCTCTCTGGATTCCAGAAGGCATGAG GACCCAGATGCTATACAGTGGGAAAACCAGCCTGGCAACATAGTGCGTATTAATAAAAGGACACCACATCCTGCCAAATTCCAGCTGCGCTAA
- the LOC113095504 gene encoding putative nuclease HARBI1: MKAQNCVLLSALTMACPFLRDVVDEEALVLRRAFRRERVFRDRLDPLAFPDDHLYERYRFSADGIRYLCRLLGPRIKHRTARSHALSVEQMVCVALRFFASGAFLYSVGDAEQLNKATICRTIRSVCLAIKALADVFISFPGHRRLCDMKGEFYRIAGFPNVIGAVDCTHIRIKAPSGAHEADFVNRKSFHSINVQMVCNADTVISNVVAKWPGSVHDSRIFRASEIYQCLSQGEFSGVLLGDRGYGCQPFLLTPFTDPQEAQQAYNHAHARARVEMTFGLLKACFHFLHKLRVNPVRACDITVACAVLHNVACLRKERAPRVPPAMDWDNPAIFPDDDSGRLLRDQYVLNYFSWYVCFQFR, encoded by the exons ATGAAGGCCCAAAATTGTGTGTTACTTTCTGCTCTGACAATGGCATGCCCATTCTTGCGAGATGTGGTGGATGAAGAAGCACTTGTGCTGAGGAGAGCCTTCAGGCGAGAAAGGGTCTTCAGGGACCGGTTGGACCCACTAGCCTTCCCTGATGACCATCTATATGAAAGATACAGGTTTTCTGCAGATGGCATCAGGTATCTATGCAGACTACTGGGTCCCAGGATTAAGCACCGCACTGCACGGAGCCATGCACTGAGTGTGGAGCAAATGGTTTGTGTGGCCTTGCGCTTTTTTGCTAGTGGAGCCTTCCTGTACTCAGTGGGGGATGCAGAACAGCTGAACAAGGCCACAATTTGCCGCACAATAAGGAGTGTGTGTCTGGCTATCAAAGCATTAGCAGATGTCTTCATCTCCTTCCCTGGCCACAGAAGACTCTGTGACATGAAAGGGGAGTTCTATAGGATTGCAG GTTTCCCCAATGTCATTGGTGCAGTGGACTGCACACACATAAGGATAAAAGCCCCCTCAGGTGCCCATGAGGCCGATTTTGTGAATAGGAAATCCTTTCACAGCATTAATGTTCAG ATGGTCTGCAATGCTGACACTGTGATCAGCAATGTTGTGGCAAAATGGCCTGGCTCAGTCCATGACTCCAGAATCTTTCGGGCCTCTGAAATCTATCAGTGCCTATCACAAG GTGAATTCTCTGGTGTGTTGCTGGGAGACAGGGGGTATGGCTGTCAGCCTTTTCTCCTGACACCTTTCACAGACCCCCAGGAAGCACAGCAGGCCTACAACCATGCCCATGCCAGGGCCAGAGTTGAAATGACCTTTGGCCTCCTGAAGGCATGCTTTCACTTCCTTCACAAATTAAGGGTCAACCCTGTTAGGGCATGTGATATTACTGTGGCTTGTGCTGTCCTCCACAATGTGGCCTGCCTGAGGAAGGAGAGGGCCCCCAGAGTGCCACCAGCCATGGACTGGGACAATCCGGCAATCTTCCCTGATGACGACAGTGGTCGGCTGCTGAGGGACCAATATGTGTTGAATTATTTTAGTTGGTATGTGTGCTTTCAATTTAGGTAA